Sequence from the Sciurus carolinensis chromosome 1, mSciCar1.2, whole genome shotgun sequence genome:
CACATCAAAATCTAAGAGCTAAAAACTAATTACTAAAGATAATTATGGGGCTCGAGCCGACTGGAGCCCGGGGGCGCACACGTTGCTCTCTCCCCACCCGCCCTTGCTCGCTCGCGCTCCCCGCTCGACGCGACGCCCTGCCCTCCGTTAGTCCGCGGTTGCCTCTGGAGCGACCGGCCCTTGTCTTTGGACTCACGGACAGGGGTTCTCCGTGCTGTCTGAGCTTTTCATCAGGAAAGTTCAAGGTACTTTGTGCAACTTCTGTCAAACAGGCCGTGCATTTTGTAGCACGTTTGTAACATAAGCCCTACTGAGAACTCAAACTGAACTGATGATTATGGGAATGCAAAGAGGGTAATGGGGAAGACCCATGAAGTTGTAGAATTCCCCAGAATCTGAAATGGAGAATAACAGAAGCAAGAAAATCATTTAACACCAGGGTTTCTACATGACTATGGCTGCCATCAGGAAGAAACTGGTGATTGTTGGTGATGGAGCATGTGGCAAGACATGCTTGCTCATAGTTTTCAGCAAGGATCAGTTCCCAGAAGTATATATGCCCACAGTGTTTGAAAACTATGTGGCTGATATTGAAGTGGATGGAAAGCAGGTAGAGTTGGCTTTGTGGGATACAGCTGGGCAGGAAGACTACGATCGCCTGAGGCCCCTCTCCTACCCAGACACTGATGTTATACTGATGTGTTTCTCCATCGACAACCCTGATAGTTTAGAAAACATCCCAGAAAAATGGACCCCAGAAGTCAAGCATTTCTGTCCCAGCGTCCCCATCATCCTGGTTGGGAATAAGAAGGATCTTCGAAATGATGAGCACACAAGGCAGGAGTTAGCCAAGATGAAGCAGGAGCCAGTAAAACCTGAAGAAGGCAGA
This genomic interval carries:
- the LOC124989136 gene encoding transforming protein RhoA-like isoform X2, whose protein sequence is MAAIRKKLVIVGDGACGKTCLLIVFSKDQFPEVYMPTVFENYVEDYDRLRPLSYPDTDVILMCFSIDNPDSLENIPEKWTPEVKHFCPSVPIILVGNKKDLRNDEHTRQELAKMKQEPVKPEEGRDMANRIGAFGYMECSAKTKDGVREVFGMATRAALQVRRGKKKSGCLVL
- the LOC124989136 gene encoding transforming protein RhoA-like isoform X1, with the translated sequence MAAIRKKLVIVGDGACGKTCLLIVFSKDQFPEVYMPTVFENYVADIEVDGKQVELALWDTAGQEDYDRLRPLSYPDTDVILMCFSIDNPDSLENIPEKWTPEVKHFCPSVPIILVGNKKDLRNDEHTRQELAKMKQEPVKPEEGRDMANRIGAFGYMECSAKTKDGVREVFGMATRAALQVRRGKKKSGCLVL
- the LOC124989136 gene encoding ras-like GTP-binding protein O-RHO isoform X4, with product MAAIRKKLVIVGDGACGKTCLLIVFSKDQFPEVYMPTVFENYVADIEVDGKQKTSQKNGPQKSSISVPASPSSWLGIRRIFEMMSTQGRS
- the LOC124989136 gene encoding transforming protein RhoA-like isoform X3, which gives rise to MAAIRKKLVIVGDGACGKTCLLIVFSKDQFPEVYMPTVFENYVADIEVDGKQEPVKPEEGRDMANRIGAFGYMECSAKTKDGVREVFGMATRAALQVRRGKKKSGCLVL